From the genome of Seriola aureovittata isolate HTS-2021-v1 ecotype China chromosome 6, ASM2101889v1, whole genome shotgun sequence, one region includes:
- the trmt13 gene encoding tRNA:m(4)X modification enzyme TRM13 homolog has product MQHGSSATSVSSNMAAPSPGRCGFFVEKKNRFCKMIVGRGKTFCGEHATMEEGSRSGSRRIICPLDPKHTVSEDKLDKHLRKCNSRERNKPVYYVENINAGSADGDKTVQQVSLCERSRTELESLLDKLRTAVRGLQCDPEDSILSHPVLQEELSNPKNGDSAHKHLKQQSSILGHLEELGLLAGGRCFVEFGAGRGKLSHWIHEALKTRDHLKICEDLQLLLVERCSTRFKVDGKHQEGGVQFERLQVDIQHLDLSKVPLLRQKKLPIVGVGKHLCGAATDLALRCLLETPGLDQETEPPAKRLKTSELAADPGPDSGSLSDDPGPEQGPASDFVPGSGAVLGLAVALCCHHRCEWRHYVGQQFFLQRGLGAAEFSAFCRMSSWATCGLRPTNQNHPSQDPTNQRRDDEAHEAAEETDAVNGFLAADEREHVGRLCKLLIDSGRLHFLWAKGFKSKLTRYVDAQTTLENMLLTAVPPPPPPPDQLLLICTTRKTELMMSCSSTQRNKFVFVKKSLLIVKIIVRLNVLNL; this is encoded by the exons ATGCAGCATGGAAGTTCTGCTACCTCCGTGTCCTCCAACATGGCGGCTCCTTCACCCGGTAGGTGTGGGTTCTTCGTGGAGAAAAAGAACCGTTTCTGTAAAATGATCGTCGGGAGAGGAAAAACGTTTTGTGGAGAACATGCGACCATG GAGGAGGGAAGCAGAAGTGGCAGCAGGAGGATCATCTGTCCTCTGGACCCCAAACA CACCGTGAGTGAAGACAAACTGGACAAACACCTGAGGAAATGTAactccagagagagaaacaagccT GTTTATTATGTGGAGAACATAAATGCTGGATCAGCTGATGGAGACAAGACTGTGCAGCAG GTGAGTCTGTGTGAGCGCAGCAGGACAGAGTTGGAGTCTCTGTTGGACAAACTGAGGACAGCGGTCAGAG GACTGCAGTGTGACCCGGAGGACAGCATTCTGTCCCACCCTGTCCTCCAGGAGGAACTCAGCAACCCGAAAAACGGAGACTCTGCCCACAAACACCTGAAACAGCAG TCCTCTATCTTAGGTCATCTGGAGGAGCTGGGACTGTTGGCAGGGGGACGGTGCTTTGTGGAGTTCGGAGCGGGACGAGGGAAACTGTCTCACTGGATCCACGAAGCCCTGAAGACCCGCGACCACCTGAAGATCTGTGAAGACCTGCAGTTGCTGCTGGTGGAGCGCTGCAGCACCCGCTTCAAG GTGGATGGGAAACATCAGGAGGGTGGAGTTCAGTTTGAGAGGCTGCAGGTCGACATTCAACATCTGGATTTAA GTAAAGTCCCTCTGCTCAGACAGAAGAAGCTCCCGATAGTCGGAGTCGGGAAACACCTGTGTGGAGCAGCTACAG ATCTGGCTCTGCGCTGTTTGTTGGAAACACCAGGACTGGACCAGGAGACTGAACCACCGGCAAAACGCCTCAAAACATCAGAACTGGCTGCTGACCCTGGTCCAgactctggctctctctctgaTGATCCAGGACCTGAACAAGGACCAGCCTCTGACTTTGTTCCTGGCTCTGGTGCTGTCCTCGGCCTGGCGGTGGCGCTGTGCTGTCACCATCGCTGTGAGTGGCGTCACTACGTGGGTCAGCAGTTCTTCCTGCAGAGAGGACTCGGAGCTGCAGAGTTCTCAGCTTTCTGTCGAATGTCCAGCTGGGCCACATGTGGACTcagaccaaccaatcagaaccATCCGTCTCAGgatccaaccaatcagagaagagaCGATGAAGCGCAcgaagcagcagaggagacgGACGCTGTGAATGG gtttcTGGCGGCAGATGAGCGGGAGCATGTGGGTCGTCTCTGTAAACTTCTGATCGACAGCGGCAGACTCCACTTCCTGTGGGCAAAAGGATTCAAGAGCAAACTGACTCGATACGTCGATGCTCAGACCACTCTGGAGAACATGTTACTGACCgccgtgcccccccccccccctcctcctgatCAGTTATTACTCATCTGCACGACCagaaaaactgaactgatgaTGAGCTGCAGCTCGACTCAAAGAAacaagtttgtgtttgtaaaaaaaagtcttttaattGTGAAAATCATCGTCAGGCTCAACGTATTGAATCTTTAG